A region of Pyxidicoccus parkwaysis DNA encodes the following proteins:
- a CDS encoding DUF1501 domain-containing protein has protein sequence MNRRQFLVGAAAGTAISALDWLRFFRAFGVPGTKKELGLAEAAAAEAADPHFLIYWFQEGGWDGYSMFNPLHTPNDGTRVIPAGELRPTPSWSQHRYRPKSYGTSPLDPPKTLGNIQYGYLAQDGLELFPDLAVVSSHNGNTFHSGGRWEYHYGKYSASLSGKRNADERTVMQAFCEAYGNGFLLPHVSWHRWLADGELSIPSYPDGTGYYERLGPVHAHTIYGKTPAAMRERLSSLGSVAQGQRDARIRQFTDNLQQNFLDSKNSESVKAFASALEIHRALTAGGSITLDPKTLFTNTTLRSEFGITAADEATDSSSINGNPARSKETPNTNVQALMTYELMTKGLSIGFFIENRGLRHFDTHRDRRFIMSNKGQSDQRDIMKKNLWAPLKTLVSKLKSTPYGTTGKSYYDFTTIVLASEMGRTISGDVESILANTARTDTQKYDEIMGQDCCQHWRVNSAAFLGGTVLGNRQYGRVGSASLEGIPLMPDGTLDPAYDPDTGLLIPGRTKSTSSFVSDSGHVYSTALYLSGLDPAALKAAGKGRNDRPPLKFIKR, from the coding sequence ATGAACCGCCGCCAATTTCTCGTGGGCGCCGCCGCCGGTACCGCCATCAGCGCGCTGGACTGGCTCCGCTTCTTCCGTGCCTTCGGTGTCCCGGGCACGAAGAAGGAGCTGGGCCTCGCCGAGGCCGCCGCCGCCGAAGCCGCTGACCCGCACTTCCTCATCTACTGGTTCCAGGAGGGAGGCTGGGACGGGTACAGCATGTTCAACCCCCTCCACACGCCCAACGACGGCACCCGCGTCATCCCCGCGGGCGAGCTGCGTCCCACGCCCTCGTGGAGCCAGCACCGCTACCGTCCCAAGAGCTACGGCACCTCGCCGCTGGACCCGCCGAAGACGCTGGGCAACATCCAGTACGGCTACCTCGCGCAGGACGGGCTGGAGCTCTTCCCGGACCTCGCGGTGGTGTCCAGCCACAACGGCAACACGTTCCACTCGGGCGGCCGGTGGGAGTACCACTACGGCAAGTACAGCGCGTCCCTGTCCGGCAAGCGCAACGCGGACGAGCGCACCGTCATGCAGGCCTTCTGCGAGGCCTACGGCAACGGCTTCCTGCTGCCGCACGTGTCCTGGCACCGGTGGCTCGCGGACGGTGAGCTGTCCATTCCGTCGTACCCGGACGGCACCGGCTACTACGAGCGGCTGGGCCCGGTGCACGCGCACACCATCTACGGCAAGACGCCCGCGGCCATGCGCGAGCGCCTGTCCTCGCTGGGCAGCGTGGCCCAGGGCCAGCGCGACGCGCGCATCCGCCAGTTCACCGACAACCTCCAGCAGAACTTCCTCGACTCGAAGAACAGCGAGTCGGTGAAGGCCTTCGCCTCGGCGCTGGAAATCCACCGCGCGCTCACCGCGGGCGGCAGCATCACCCTGGACCCGAAGACGCTCTTCACCAACACCACGCTGCGCAGCGAGTTCGGCATCACCGCCGCGGACGAGGCCACGGACTCCTCGTCCATCAACGGCAACCCCGCCCGCTCCAAGGAGACGCCCAACACCAACGTGCAGGCGCTGATGACCTACGAGCTGATGACGAAGGGGCTGTCCATCGGCTTCTTCATCGAGAACCGGGGCCTGCGCCACTTCGACACGCACCGGGACCGGCGCTTCATCATGAGCAACAAGGGCCAGTCGGACCAGCGCGACATCATGAAGAAGAACCTGTGGGCGCCGCTGAAGACGCTGGTGTCCAAGCTCAAGTCCACGCCGTACGGGACGACGGGGAAGAGCTACTACGACTTCACCACCATCGTCCTCGCCTCGGAGATGGGGCGCACCATCTCCGGCGACGTGGAGTCCATCCTCGCCAACACGGCGCGGACGGACACGCAGAAGTACGACGAAATCATGGGCCAGGACTGCTGCCAGCACTGGCGCGTCAACAGCGCGGCGTTCCTCGGTGGCACGGTGCTCGGCAACCGGCAGTACGGGCGCGTGGGCAGCGCGTCGCTGGAGGGCATTCCCCTCATGCCGGACGGCACGCTGGACCCGGCGTATGACCCGGACACGGGCCTGCTCATCCCCGGCCGCACCAAGAGCACGAGCAGCTTCGTCAGCGACTCGGGCCACGTGTACTCGACGGCGCTGTACCTCTCCGGGCTGGACCCGGCCGCGCTCAAGGCCGCGGGCAAGGGGCGCAATGACAGGCCGCCGCTGAAGTTCATCAAGCGCTGA